In Salvia splendens isolate huo1 unplaced genomic scaffold, SspV2 ctg344, whole genome shotgun sequence, the DNA window cgcatccattcaatacgtgtcaatgggcaggagctcaccgaggaagccgagattaaaaagtccgcagtggagttcttccaacaactccttgcccccaacaatccgacacttgaagatccagacctcgacctaatccagcaggtccactcagccgagcagttcgctgacatcgcagatgctccaagtgcggacgaggtcaggagcgccaccttttgcatttccggagatagtgcacccggacccgacggcttctcggccaccttctatcaagcctgctggcccattgtggggccggaggtagtggaagcaatcagacagttcttcagaggggccttcctgccgaggagcatcacggccacaagcatagtccttatcccaaagaagacatcgccggagtcatggaccgactaccgacccatcagtctctgcaatgttttaaacaagatcattaccaaggtactcacctctcgactctctcctttcctcccacaggtcatctccccaaaccaaagtggatttgtcaaaggtcggctccttaacgacaacgcacttctggctcaagagatgttccatgagcttgctagatgctccccagcgcctaatgtggcagtaaagattgacatggctaaagcctatgatagggtccaatggccattcctcttcaaagttttacgccgtatgggtttcccggattcatggatttcacttatggagaggtgtattgggtgttgctggttctcggtccttgttaacggggcaccctcgggcttctttagatcaactcgaggacttcggcaaggagacccgatctcccccgctctgttcgtaatcgctgcggactacctgtcccgagcattagataagctcatcctcggccaaaaggacatgacgttcaaagcctcccggagatgcatggagatcagccatctagcctatgcggacgacattatcatcttcactcaagcggcggcaaatcctatgcgccggctaagagcctgtctcgaaaaatatgaaagagtctccggccaacaagtcagcctcgccaagagtaatttctatattgccgaggcccatgaacattgggcaaactcgatccaggcggaaggaggcttctctagaggggcctttccttttctctatctcggagtccctatctatcgtggtgccaaacgcacggacatgttcctctttctacgggaaaagattgcaagaaggatctcaggatgggcacaccgtcacctatcctttggaggaaggctcacgttgattaagagcactcttgaagcgatccccttgcacatctttcaagccgtcgagcccacggccggtaccctcaagcaacttgatcaacaaatggcccgattcttttgggggtctacgaatgaaaagaagcggacccattggattggatgggaacaaatgtgccggcccactgatgaagggggccttgggatccgaaaaactatggaggtcctccacgccttcaatatcaaactttggtggcgctttcgggagcaaaactccctttgggcaagatacatgatggcaaaatattgctccaactccacaccgctcaccttgagattgccgagcaggagtagccctacgtggagaaggctctcaagagcatggccactcgcgcaaccgcacatgagatggctagtgggacaaggggacatctacttctgggatgacatttggcttggcaatagccctctgagggaacttagtcttgatgataggggaagaccaaccacccgggtctcggagttcattacaaatggtggttgggatgtgcccaagcttcaactccttcacaatcaggccggcctccctcagcatgttatcgatggcatcattaatacactgatcctccatgacgaacaggatatcccgaggtggaacctctctaagcatggggaattcacggtggcttcgacatgggacacacttcgaggacgaaacccgatcatccatggtttgggggacgtttggaaggtaggcctcaccaactcaatagccatctttatctggaggcttctctccaatcgggtgccggttgacacgaaacttcagtggcgggagatcgagctagcctctaagtgccaatgctgcccccacagaccgaacactgagtcactccaacacctcttcatccagggatatggagctcgcagagtatggagtgagttcgacggctggttcacaggcccgttcccacgcatccatatcaatgacacaatccctacgagaatcgaagtgtgggcgcgaaggtgccaacagccgaacaagaaacatcttagccgagccactccatacctcatcctttggtttatatggtcggagagaaacaggagccgccaccaaggcacacagtttaaaccacaaaacgtggtatggcaggtccacatgttcattcgaaatgctatgtctaatggaagcttgaagccgaaacattggaagggagttaaacttggaatcaatattcctcaacaagcggcggcaatcagggcgctacccctagccatggcaatcaagtggaaccccccggatcagccgtggataaagctcaacacggatggctcctataatgaagcgaacggcagtacaggggctggcgggattattcgagaccactcgggtaagatgctcgtcgccgtcagcacaccccttgaagcccactcggcgttagaagcggagctgttggccatgattcacgggctaaatatagccaaggaatacggcctaccaatctggattgagtcagatgcagagcaagcaatcaaattggtcaatgggacgggatgggggccggcactcgctcggcaagcggtggcgcaactaaccattctcaaacgccaactcaaattccgagccaccttcatacacagggaggggaacaaagcggcggacttccttgcgaaaatggggctagtccaagacagtggcctacgaatgcactacaactcagcaccgagagaactattggacttggttagattggacgagatgggagtgtcgcacatccgaaacctagaaggggacgggcatcaaagttgatcatgagacgatgggagacaatagtgactagctttgtggttaattgtattttggaaaggagtatgatgaggtccgaaccttgtgggatcggaccgcatactactcttgattttgttacggcacaccacttttgggtgtggccacgccttgtaattatctcttgtggaaatatagggatgagggacccacgaaccctccaccgtagaggtgtttgattaaaaaaaaaaaaaaaaaaataaaaaaaaaaaaaataaaaaaaaaaaatatcaatctTAATTGCAACATTAGGGGCCGGGGTGCTTCGttggagctcatggaacatctcctgtgcaaggAGACATTATCATTAAGAAGCCTCCCTTTGACGAACCCACTTTGATTCTGTGCGACAACACAAGGGAGAAGTGGGGCAAGTCGCTTCGTGAGGACTTTGGTAATCACCTTATTGATCACGTTGCACAAGCTAATTGGTCTGtagtctccccaagtctcgggtattggcttcttggggatgagaactatactcgtggccgtgaagcttcgAGGGAAGAAGGTCCCACCGAAAAATTGCCTAACCGCATCCACCACATCTGGACCCACaatgccccaacaagcttggGAGAATAATGCCGAGAATCCATCCGGGCACGGAGCACTATTGGCCGAGATGTCGAATACCGCTCGTTTCACCTCATCCGATCCGGAGGCTTCGGGAGGTCCATCAAAAGCTCCGAGGGGGGGAGGCATTGTAGGAGGCTTAGGTCCGGATCCGCAAGTTCCGGATAGCTCGGAGCTAGGAGGTTCtgaaagaactcaaccgccgattcTTTGATGGCCTTGTCATCCGTGAGTTCACACCCATTAGCgttgatcttgtggatgcgtAGCCGGatcttcttctgcttcacccagctttggtagaacctagtatttttatccccttcttctagccaacggagggccgccttctgccgccaaaaatcttcctccattttaAGAAGTAATATGTACTcggcaatttgtttgttgacctccgttctattccgggccgaggggtcACCTTCAAACTCCGCTTGTGCCTCTGCAATGTTTTCTTCACAGGTTTTTAAGTTGGAGTGAATATTCCCAAAcacctctttgttccaccttTTAAGCGTACTCTTGATCCTTGCTAACTTGATCTTCAAATTGAGGATGCCCTCGGCCTCCATGGGAGCCATCCAATCTTCTTTTACCAAGTCACCGAATCCctcatgccggacccacatgttttggaaccggaacgctTTCCCGCCCGTAAAGATGTTAGTCGGCCTGCATCTAACAAGGAGAGGTCCCTGGTCAGACGCGATGCGTGGGAGATTTGTGACTCTTATTGCCTCAAACGTTTGAGACGTCGTCTCGCTAATCAGCACCCTATCCAACCTTTCCATAAGGCCATTCTTAGCCCAGGTGAAATCTAATCCATCATAGCCTGGGTCCATAAGACCACAATCCTCAATGGCTTCAGCAAAATCAACCATTTCCGCTTGACGATTTGTGTCGCTCCCCGTCCTGTCTTGAGAagagaggattgtgttgaagtcccctccaataaaCCACGGCATCCCATCCGAGAGTTGTGTGATATCCCTCAACTTTTCCCATAGGACATGTCGCTCTCtctcgtgcatttagcataTACGGCCGATAGCATAATAGGGGTTGAGATCCAAGGGCAAGTGAACCTCCCATGTAGCAGCTGTTCCGAGTCATCCAACGCTTCATAATCCATCCCTTCTTGCACAAAgatccaaattttcccattgATGTTCGAGCCCttgaaggacagccccaacaACTTCGAAAACTTGTCCGGATTGGGGGGAATAaacggttccattattgcaagaaaacaaatattatgagaactaattagtctttttaggacgttttgggttgacgcatttgcgatccccctaacgttccaaaacaaaagATTTAATGACATGATTAACTAGAGGAGTTCGTACCCGGTGGGATTGACGTCCCCCCTAGAAATTCAATTATTTGAAGGCCATTCCCTTCATGAGGTGTCACGGCTTCCATATGGGTGGGgggtttttattattattattttttttaataaatattatcGACTATTGCAGGTTTAACGCACATATTCTACGGAATCTACAAATACTACATCCCAGAAATTCGAAGATGAATATGAAAGGGGGTGCCCGACCGCAACACACAAACCCTATGTAACACCATTTTCTTCAGATCTATTTTTCCCAGGAGCATCAAATAGCTCCTTACGTAGCAACATCAGGATCCAATCTTCTCTGAATAGCAGCTGCTGCCTCAAAGTTGCCGAGCTTGTATTGATATGCCATTTCTTCCCTGAGTTGTGCTTGCTCTTTCATTGCTTGAGCCATCCCAGGCTGCATAGACTGCTGTAAAGATTGGATCTGTTCTTCCTTTTGTCTTTCACGTTCTTTCTGCAGTTCTAGTCTTCGCTGTTCTTCATCATTGAATACAGTACGCTCAGACTCCTGCATTTTAGCAAAtccctttttcatttccttttccattTTATGTTTGAAATAAGCATCAAGGTTGTAATACTTTTTAGAAGGAAAGGTTGCTGTGTTATGATCTTCCATGAAGTCTTTGAAGAGCTGCTTCTCTTCCCAATTGGCTAGACTTTCCAGGTTGACCTTTTTCACTTCTGATAACCATGCGGTAAATTCAGGCCGTTTATTCCACATATCAGTCTCTCTAATAATGCCATACTTCCCCCACAAATTAGTGACGGCGCCTTTCTTCCCCTTctctttctccttcttcttcttcttcttcttggctttccgtttcttctcctcctccctcttcttcctcttcctttccttgtctttctctctcatccgcctttccttcttctcctctctccTCCTCTTCTCTCTCCTGTGCCGCCTCCTCTCGTCTTCGTCCCTGGACCGCCTCCTCTTGGAACTCGAGCTTCGGGTTTTACTGTGGCGCTTGGCTCGTTTCTGGATTTTTTTGGAATCGTGGTCGGAGTCGGAGTCCGAGTccggatcgggatcgggatcggatTCGGATTCAAAATCGGATTTATGGAGGCGGCGGCGGTTGGAGGGAGCGGCGGCGACATCGATTGCCGGGGATTTGTTTCTGTCGTTGCCCATTTCTTGATTTTGGGCCATATGGGTGGGGTTGGCTCCATCATCGTTTTCATTGTGAGCGGTGGAGTCCTCCCAATTCTCCTCTtcttccatatcattctccATGAAGTTCATTCGCTCCATGAGGGAGAAATACCGATTAGTGCTCATGTGATTTGGTGATTCTTGTGCTTCGGTGTTTGTTAAAACAAAGGGTTTGAAATGGCCTTTCGGATGAACAAGGTTACCCGATGTCGGGTTCGCTGCAGGCCGCGCCAAGTCTGCACCTCTCGGCTTACCCCCACGCACACTACCAAATGAAGGCCATTTGGCGGATGGTTCTCTAGATTGGTTGTCGTATCGCTCATCATGGACGATGACTATTTCCTTACACCCTTttccttgcatgtcacccaagAAGTCCGGTCCCGGCCATTCCGTCCCCGATTGTGCCTTGGCCTTCGGGTTCATCCAAGCATTTCTTTCTTTCCCCTTGTTGCTGCCATTCCATATTACTATCGGATTTCCTCGACTCAACATTACTCTCTTTTGTTCCTATTTCTCCATGTTGTGACTGTTTTGGTGTTGCTATGTTGTAATTTCGCTTTGGAGGTCGAGCCGTCTTCCCGGAAGCATAACACACTTCACTTTTGTGTCCAACATGTTTGCAATCTACACAATAAggcgggatcttatcccactttacTTGCTGCACCAAGGGGCGCCCACAAATATCTAGGATGATCTCCTCGGGTGGAGCCTTTGTTATGTCAATCTCGATATAAAGACGCGCGAAGGAGAGTCTCGATTTGTTGGCCGTGGCTCTATCTATTTGGATCGGGTTGCCAAGAAGTTTTCCGATGGCATAAAGGGCCGATTGATCGTATAGGTGGATCGGGAGCCCAATTAAGTTGCACCATATCGCCGCAATTGGAGATTCACAATAGGCATCAAAGTCGGGGGACCATTTGAATACTCTCATCGGATGTCGATCAATGAACCATACCGGCATCCCTTTGGGTCTACTAAGGAGCCGAgcataatccgccatatcctcaaattgaacaagaatatgtttggcattAATATAATTCCAAGTATAACCGCggtaaaatttaatattatctaGGGCCTTTTGGATTTGGTAGGAAGCCGGGATTGAGTGCGAGAACTTACCTACTATGGCATGGCCAAGGGATGATgccaacctttggatttctgatccggagaagtagatggatgGAATTCCGTTTGCCGTGGACGCAAAACCaatattttggatgttctccgggACAAAGACTTGTGGATCCTCAATAGACGATGCCCCCCtcaccatgtcggccatggattTCTTCTTGTTGGGGTTCCTCACGTTTGGCTCAGTGTCATCTCCCAAAGGGTTGTGTGTCGGGTTGTCTTTAGATTTAGCCCCAAGGTTTGTTTCGATATGTGGTCCTTTGGTCGGATCCTTCTCGTTCATGGCTTCATCGGGAGGCCGGGGCGCTCCCATCTCCATCTCGGTCCTCGCCGGGTCCTTCGCATGCATGCCTGAGGCCGAGGGTGTGGTCAAGTCTCGGAGGGAGTTTTGGGTAGGCTTGGTCGTTGGCC includes these proteins:
- the LOC121789817 gene encoding trichohyalin-like, translating into MQGKGCKEIVIVHDERYDNQSREPSAKWPSFGSVRGGKPRGADLARPAANPTSGNLVHPKGHFKPFVLTNTEAQESPNHMSTNRYFSLMERMNFMENDMEEEENWEDSTAHNENDDGANPTHMAQNQEMGNDRNKSPAIDVAAAPSNRRRLHKSDFESESDPDPDPDSDSDSDHDSKKIQKRAKRHSKTRSSSSKRRRSRDEDERRRHRREKRRREEKKERRMREKDKERKRKKREEEKKRKAKKKKKKKEKEKGKKGAVTNLWGKYGIIRETDMWNKRPEFTAWLSEVKKVNLESLANWEEKQLFKDFMEDHNTATFPSKKYYNLDAYFKHKMEKEMKKGFAKMQESERTVFNDEEQRRLELQKERERQKEEQIQSLQQSMQPGMAQAMKEQAQLREEMAYQYKLGNFEAAAAIQRRLDPDVAT
- the LOC121789818 gene encoding uncharacterized protein LOC121789818: MEMGAPRPPDEAMNEKDPTKGPHIETNLGAKSKDNPTHNPLGDDTEPNVRNPNKKKSMADMVRGASSIEDPQVFVPENIQNIGFASTANGIPSIYFSGSEIQRLASSLGHAIVGKFSHSIPASYQIQKALDNIKFYRGYTWNYINAKHILVQFEDMADYARLLSRPKGMPVWFIDRHPMRVFKWSPDFDAYCESPIAAIWCNLIGLPIHLYDQSALYAIGKLLGNPIQIDRATANKSRLSFARLYIEIDITKAPPEEIILDICGRPLVQQVKWDKIPPYCVDCKHVGHKSEVCYASGKTARPPKRNYNIATPKQSQHGEIGTKESNVESRKSDSNMEWQQQGERKKCLDEPEGQGTIGDGMAGTGLLG